Proteins encoded by one window of Deferribacterota bacterium:
- a CDS encoding molybdopterin-binding protein: MKKLKVEDAVGKKLAYDITEVNLDTNFKGVAFYKGHLIRKKDIEHLLRLGKEYVFVEEKNTDELHENDVAMAIAPLAAGENISYSESPTEGKISFFANVDGIFIVDKEAVLKINRMEIPSMPTISDRYPVVRGMKVAAFRTIPLTCKKEIFDKMKAVLRQPVLSVKKYTIKSASIIVTGNEIYYGRIEDKFTEKLKHKLIKFGINKINNRILPDDEIAIASAIKEEANGSGLILITGGTSVDPDDKTRLGIEIARVQFVQKGNPIQPGNNFSIGYLSDITVCAVPAAALFYDITALDVFLPQILAEIKITKDDIASKAIGGLCHQCKTCVYPVCSFGKGVYLR; encoded by the coding sequence ATGAAAAAATTAAAAGTTGAAGATGCAGTAGGCAAAAAACTTGCTTATGATATTACCGAGGTAAATCTGGATACCAATTTTAAAGGTGTGGCATTTTATAAAGGACATCTTATCAGAAAAAAGGATATTGAGCATTTACTGCGTTTAGGAAAAGAGTACGTTTTTGTTGAGGAGAAAAACACTGATGAACTACATGAAAATGACGTAGCAATGGCGATTGCACCTTTGGCAGCCGGTGAAAATATTTCTTACAGTGAATCTCCTACGGAAGGAAAGATAAGTTTTTTTGCAAATGTAGATGGTATTTTTATCGTTGACAAGGAAGCTGTGTTAAAAATCAACAGAATGGAAATACCTTCTATGCCAACTATAAGTGATAGATATCCTGTTGTCAGAGGAATGAAGGTCGCAGCATTCAGGACTATCCCTTTAACATGCAAAAAAGAAATATTTGACAAAATGAAGGCAGTTCTCAGGCAGCCAGTATTATCAGTAAAAAAATATACAATTAAAAGCGCATCTATAATAGTAACTGGAAATGAAATATATTATGGTAGAATTGAAGATAAATTTACCGAAAAACTGAAACATAAGCTTATAAAATTTGGGATAAACAAAATAAACAACAGAATTCTCCCTGATGATGAGATAGCAATTGCCTCCGCCATAAAAGAGGAGGCGAATGGAAGCGGACTAATACTTATTACTGGGGGGACATCTGTAGATCCTGATGACAAAACAAGGCTTGGCATAGAAATTGCAAGAGTTCAATTTGTCCAAAAAGGTAATCCTATACAGCCTGGAAACAATTTTTCCATCGGATACCTTAGCGATATCACTGTTTGTGCAGTACCTGCAGCTGCACTATTTTATGACATAACAGCTCTTGATGTTTTCCTGCCCCAAATACTAGCTGAAATAAAGATAACAAAGGATGATATTGCCTCAAAAGCAATAGGTGGTTTATGTCATCAATGCAAAACATGTGTGTATCCGGTATGCTCTTTCGGGAAGGGTGTATATTTAAGATAG
- a CDS encoding SDR family oxidoreductase, with amino-acid sequence MQQLIVFLLFMIYISINNHKKHFTQEEPMALIDDQDLPLTKHHTRYDAIDPTSTLKGSASGKVIFITGASKGIGRATAIAFAEAGAKAVYITARSEQALKETQDLIHQTNSNTQCAYSRCDVTSASQVEDTILDCVEKFGSIDVADANAGYLGPWAKIGESDPESWWYTWEVNMRGVYHVIRFSIPYLIKSAKKWATKGLSGGHLILISSLGAQLLIPTASDYQASKHAINRLCEFVNVDHGQDGIKCFSVDPGGVVTDLALNMPKDMHNFLSDSPDLVAGFIVWLSTGQADWAKGRYLSANWDVKELTALKDKILRDNLLVNRLRVCTGS; translated from the coding sequence ATGCAACAGCTTATTGTTTTTTTATTATTTATGATATATATATCAATAAATAATCACAAAAAACATTTTACACAAGAGGAACCTATGGCATTAATTGATGATCAAGACCTCCCTTTAACAAAACATCATACCCGATATGATGCAATAGACCCAACTTCTACGCTGAAAGGTAGTGCATCGGGCAAGGTTATTTTTATTACTGGCGCATCAAAGGGAATTGGGCGAGCAACTGCTATCGCCTTTGCTGAGGCTGGTGCAAAGGCAGTTTATATTACAGCTCGTTCAGAGCAAGCACTTAAAGAAACACAAGACCTGATTCATCAGACAAACTCAAATACACAATGCGCTTATTCAAGGTGTGATGTGACTAGTGCGTCACAGGTTGAAGACACTATTTTGGACTGTGTAGAAAAATTTGGTAGTATTGACGTAGCCGATGCAAACGCTGGCTATCTTGGTCCATGGGCAAAGATAGGTGAGTCTGACCCTGAAAGCTGGTGGTATACCTGGGAAGTAAATATGAGAGGGGTTTATCACGTAATACGTTTTTCCATACCCTACCTTATAAAATCGGCAAAAAAGTGGGCTACAAAAGGGCTTAGTGGTGGTCATCTGATTCTAATCTCATCGCTTGGGGCTCAACTTTTGATTCCAACTGCATCTGATTATCAAGCATCAAAACATGCGATCAACCGCCTTTGTGAATTTGTTAATGTAGATCATGGTCAAGATGGCATTAAATGTTTCTCAGTCGATCCTGGTGGTGTTGTTACAGATCTTGCGCTGAACATGCCAAAAGATATGCATAACTTTCTTTCTGATAGCCCTGATCTCGTAGCTGGTTTTATCGTATGGTTGTCTACTGGACAGGCAGACTGGGCAAAGGGGCGCTATCTCAGCGCCAACTGGGATGTTAAAGAATTAACTGCACTCAAAGATAAAATTTTGAGAGATAATCTGTTAGTAAACCGCCTGCGCGTTTG